In the Neomonachus schauinslandi chromosome 13, ASM220157v2, whole genome shotgun sequence genome, one interval contains:
- the PTGS1 gene encoding prostaglandin G/H synthase 1 isoform X2: MRRSRSLRFPLLLLLLLPPPQVLPEDPRTPAPVNPCCYYPCQHQGICVRFGLDRYQCDCTRTGYSGPNCTIPELWTWLRNSLRPSPSFLHFLLTHGRWFWELINASFIRDMLMRLVLTARSNLIPSPPTYNIAHDYISWESFSNVSYYTRVLPSVPQDCPTPMGTKGKKQLPDAQLLGRRFLLRRKFIPDPQGSNLMFAFFAQHFTHQFFKTSGKMGPGFTKALGHGVDLGHIYGDNLERQYQLRLFKDGKLKYQVLDGEMYPPSVEEAAVLMHYPQGILPQSQMAVGQEVFGLLPGLMLYATLWLREHNRVCDLLQAEHPTWGDEQLFQTARLILIGETIKIVIEEYVQQLSGYFLRLKFDPELLFSTQFQYRNRIAMEFNQLYHWHPLMPDSFKVGSQEYSYKQFLFNTSMLVDYGVEALVDAFSRQSAGRIGGGRNIDQHVLHVAVEAIKESRELRLQPFNEYRKRFGMRPYTSFQELTGEKEIAAELEELYGHIDALEFYPGLLLEKCHPNSIFGESMIEIGAPFSLKGLLGNPICSPEYWKPSTFGGEMGFNMVKTATLKKLVCLNTKTCPYVSFHVPNPHQDGGRGMERPSTEL; this comes from the exons ATGC GGAGGAGTCGCTCGCTCCGGTTCCcgctgctcctgctgctgctgctgccgccgccccAGGTCCTGCCCGAGGACCCCCGGACGCCCGCGCCGG TGAACCCCTGTTGTTACTACCCATGCCAGCACCAGGGGATCTGTGTCCGCTTCGGCCTTGACCGCTACCAATGTGACTGCACCCGCACGGGCTATTCTGGCCCCAACTGCACCATCC CCGAGCTGTGGACCTGGCTCCGGAATTCGCTGCGACCCAGCCCCTCTTTCCTCCACTTCCTGCTGACGCATGGGCGCTGGTTCTGGGAGTTGATCAATGCCTCCTTCATCCGTGACATGCTCATGCGCCTGGTACTCACag CGCGTTCCAACCTTatccccagcccccccacctACAACATAGCGCATGACTACATCAGCTGGGAGTCCTTCTCCAATGTGAGCTATTACACTCGTGTTCTGCCCTCTGTGCCCCAAGACTGCCCCACACCTATGGGGACCAAAG GGAAGAAGCAGTTGCCAGATGCCCAGCTCCTGGGCCGTCGCTTCCTGCTCAGGAGGAAGTTCATACCTGACCCCCAAGGCTCCAACCTCATGTTCGCCTTCTTTGCACAACACTTCACCCATCAGTTCTTCAAAACTTCTGGCAAGATGGGTCCTGGCTTCACCAAGGCCTTGGGCCATGGG GTAGATCTCGGCCACATTTATGGGGACAACCTGGAACGTCAGTATCAGCTGCGGCTCTTTAAGGATGGGAAACTCAAGTACCAG GTGCTGGACGGAGAGATGTACCCCCCTTCGGTGGAGGAGGCGGCTGTGTTGATGCACTACCCGCAAGGCATTCTGCCCCAGAGCCAGATGGCCGTGGGCCAGGAGGTGTTTGGGCTGCTTCCCGGGCTCATGCTCTATGCCACGCTCTGGCTTCGCGAGCACAACCGCGTGTGTGACCTGCTGCAGGCTGAGCACCCCACGTGGGGTGATGAGCAACTCTTCCAGACGGCCCGCCTCATCCTCATCG GGGAGACCATCAAGATTGTGATTGAGGAGTACGTGCAGCAGTTGAGCGGCTACTTCCTGCGGCTGAAGTTTGACCCAGAACTGCTGTTCAGCACCCAGTTCCAGTACCGCAACCGCATCGCCATGGAGTTCAACCAGCTCTACCACTGGCACCCACTCATGCCCGACTCCTTCAAGGTGGGCTCCCAGGAGTACAGCTACAAGCAGTTCCTGTTCAACACCTCCATGCTCGTGGACTATGGGGTCGAGGCCCTGGTGGACGCCTTCTCTCGCCAGAGCGCTGGCCGG ATTGGCGGGGGTAGAAACATAGACCAGCACGTCCTGCATGTGGCTGTGGAGGCCATCAAGGAATCCCGAGAGCTGCGGCTGCAGCCCTTCAATGAGTACCGCAAGAGGTTTGGCATGAGGCCCTACACGTCCTTCCAGGAGCTCACAG GGGAGAAGGAGATCGCAGCCGAGTTGGAGGAGCTGTATGGACACATCGATGCCTTGGAGTTCTACCCGGGGCTGCTTCTGGAGAAGTGCCATCCAAACTCCATCTTTGGGGAGAGTATGATAGAAATTGGGGCTCCCTTTTCCCTCAAGGGCCTCCTAGGGAATCCCATCTGCTCTCCAGAGTACTGGAAGCCGAGCACATTCGGTGGTGAGATGGGTTTCAATATGGTCAAGACAGCCACGCTGAAGAAGCTGGTCTGCCTCAACACCAAGACTTGTCCATACGTCTCCTTCCATGTGCCCAACCCTCACCAGGATGGCGGGCGTGGTATGGAGCGGCCATCCACAGAGCTCTGA
- the PTGS1 gene encoding prostaglandin G/H synthase 1 isoform X1, whose amino-acid sequence MRESDPDAPGETSLPPGGASTARLRANLSHSAGRSRSLRFPLLLLLLLPPPQVLPEDPRTPAPVNPCCYYPCQHQGICVRFGLDRYQCDCTRTGYSGPNCTIPELWTWLRNSLRPSPSFLHFLLTHGRWFWELINASFIRDMLMRLVLTARSNLIPSPPTYNIAHDYISWESFSNVSYYTRVLPSVPQDCPTPMGTKGKKQLPDAQLLGRRFLLRRKFIPDPQGSNLMFAFFAQHFTHQFFKTSGKMGPGFTKALGHGVDLGHIYGDNLERQYQLRLFKDGKLKYQVLDGEMYPPSVEEAAVLMHYPQGILPQSQMAVGQEVFGLLPGLMLYATLWLREHNRVCDLLQAEHPTWGDEQLFQTARLILIGETIKIVIEEYVQQLSGYFLRLKFDPELLFSTQFQYRNRIAMEFNQLYHWHPLMPDSFKVGSQEYSYKQFLFNTSMLVDYGVEALVDAFSRQSAGRIGGGRNIDQHVLHVAVEAIKESRELRLQPFNEYRKRFGMRPYTSFQELTGEKEIAAELEELYGHIDALEFYPGLLLEKCHPNSIFGESMIEIGAPFSLKGLLGNPICSPEYWKPSTFGGEMGFNMVKTATLKKLVCLNTKTCPYVSFHVPNPHQDGGRGMERPSTEL is encoded by the exons ATGCGTGAGTCCGACCCTGATGCCCCCGGGGAAACCTCTTTGCCTCCGGGTGGAGCCTCGACGGCCAGGCTCCGCGCTAATCTCTCTCACTCGGCAGGGAGGAGTCGCTCGCTCCGGTTCCcgctgctcctgctgctgctgctgccgccgccccAGGTCCTGCCCGAGGACCCCCGGACGCCCGCGCCGG TGAACCCCTGTTGTTACTACCCATGCCAGCACCAGGGGATCTGTGTCCGCTTCGGCCTTGACCGCTACCAATGTGACTGCACCCGCACGGGCTATTCTGGCCCCAACTGCACCATCC CCGAGCTGTGGACCTGGCTCCGGAATTCGCTGCGACCCAGCCCCTCTTTCCTCCACTTCCTGCTGACGCATGGGCGCTGGTTCTGGGAGTTGATCAATGCCTCCTTCATCCGTGACATGCTCATGCGCCTGGTACTCACag CGCGTTCCAACCTTatccccagcccccccacctACAACATAGCGCATGACTACATCAGCTGGGAGTCCTTCTCCAATGTGAGCTATTACACTCGTGTTCTGCCCTCTGTGCCCCAAGACTGCCCCACACCTATGGGGACCAAAG GGAAGAAGCAGTTGCCAGATGCCCAGCTCCTGGGCCGTCGCTTCCTGCTCAGGAGGAAGTTCATACCTGACCCCCAAGGCTCCAACCTCATGTTCGCCTTCTTTGCACAACACTTCACCCATCAGTTCTTCAAAACTTCTGGCAAGATGGGTCCTGGCTTCACCAAGGCCTTGGGCCATGGG GTAGATCTCGGCCACATTTATGGGGACAACCTGGAACGTCAGTATCAGCTGCGGCTCTTTAAGGATGGGAAACTCAAGTACCAG GTGCTGGACGGAGAGATGTACCCCCCTTCGGTGGAGGAGGCGGCTGTGTTGATGCACTACCCGCAAGGCATTCTGCCCCAGAGCCAGATGGCCGTGGGCCAGGAGGTGTTTGGGCTGCTTCCCGGGCTCATGCTCTATGCCACGCTCTGGCTTCGCGAGCACAACCGCGTGTGTGACCTGCTGCAGGCTGAGCACCCCACGTGGGGTGATGAGCAACTCTTCCAGACGGCCCGCCTCATCCTCATCG GGGAGACCATCAAGATTGTGATTGAGGAGTACGTGCAGCAGTTGAGCGGCTACTTCCTGCGGCTGAAGTTTGACCCAGAACTGCTGTTCAGCACCCAGTTCCAGTACCGCAACCGCATCGCCATGGAGTTCAACCAGCTCTACCACTGGCACCCACTCATGCCCGACTCCTTCAAGGTGGGCTCCCAGGAGTACAGCTACAAGCAGTTCCTGTTCAACACCTCCATGCTCGTGGACTATGGGGTCGAGGCCCTGGTGGACGCCTTCTCTCGCCAGAGCGCTGGCCGG ATTGGCGGGGGTAGAAACATAGACCAGCACGTCCTGCATGTGGCTGTGGAGGCCATCAAGGAATCCCGAGAGCTGCGGCTGCAGCCCTTCAATGAGTACCGCAAGAGGTTTGGCATGAGGCCCTACACGTCCTTCCAGGAGCTCACAG GGGAGAAGGAGATCGCAGCCGAGTTGGAGGAGCTGTATGGACACATCGATGCCTTGGAGTTCTACCCGGGGCTGCTTCTGGAGAAGTGCCATCCAAACTCCATCTTTGGGGAGAGTATGATAGAAATTGGGGCTCCCTTTTCCCTCAAGGGCCTCCTAGGGAATCCCATCTGCTCTCCAGAGTACTGGAAGCCGAGCACATTCGGTGGTGAGATGGGTTTCAATATGGTCAAGACAGCCACGCTGAAGAAGCTGGTCTGCCTCAACACCAAGACTTGTCCATACGTCTCCTTCCATGTGCCCAACCCTCACCAGGATGGCGGGCGTGGTATGGAGCGGCCATCCACAGAGCTCTGA
- the PTGS1 gene encoding prostaglandin G/H synthase 1 isoform X3, with translation MRRSRSLRFPLLLLLLLPPPQVLPEDPRTPAPVNPCCYYPCQHQGICVRFGLDRYQCDCTRTGYSGPNCTIPELWTWLRNSLRPSPSFLHFLLTHGRWFWELINASFIRDMLMRLVLTGKKQLPDAQLLGRRFLLRRKFIPDPQGSNLMFAFFAQHFTHQFFKTSGKMGPGFTKALGHGVDLGHIYGDNLERQYQLRLFKDGKLKYQVLDGEMYPPSVEEAAVLMHYPQGILPQSQMAVGQEVFGLLPGLMLYATLWLREHNRVCDLLQAEHPTWGDEQLFQTARLILIGETIKIVIEEYVQQLSGYFLRLKFDPELLFSTQFQYRNRIAMEFNQLYHWHPLMPDSFKVGSQEYSYKQFLFNTSMLVDYGVEALVDAFSRQSAGRIGGGRNIDQHVLHVAVEAIKESRELRLQPFNEYRKRFGMRPYTSFQELTGEKEIAAELEELYGHIDALEFYPGLLLEKCHPNSIFGESMIEIGAPFSLKGLLGNPICSPEYWKPSTFGGEMGFNMVKTATLKKLVCLNTKTCPYVSFHVPNPHQDGGRGMERPSTEL, from the exons ATGC GGAGGAGTCGCTCGCTCCGGTTCCcgctgctcctgctgctgctgctgccgccgccccAGGTCCTGCCCGAGGACCCCCGGACGCCCGCGCCGG TGAACCCCTGTTGTTACTACCCATGCCAGCACCAGGGGATCTGTGTCCGCTTCGGCCTTGACCGCTACCAATGTGACTGCACCCGCACGGGCTATTCTGGCCCCAACTGCACCATCC CCGAGCTGTGGACCTGGCTCCGGAATTCGCTGCGACCCAGCCCCTCTTTCCTCCACTTCCTGCTGACGCATGGGCGCTGGTTCTGGGAGTTGATCAATGCCTCCTTCATCCGTGACATGCTCATGCGCCTGGTACTCACag GGAAGAAGCAGTTGCCAGATGCCCAGCTCCTGGGCCGTCGCTTCCTGCTCAGGAGGAAGTTCATACCTGACCCCCAAGGCTCCAACCTCATGTTCGCCTTCTTTGCACAACACTTCACCCATCAGTTCTTCAAAACTTCTGGCAAGATGGGTCCTGGCTTCACCAAGGCCTTGGGCCATGGG GTAGATCTCGGCCACATTTATGGGGACAACCTGGAACGTCAGTATCAGCTGCGGCTCTTTAAGGATGGGAAACTCAAGTACCAG GTGCTGGACGGAGAGATGTACCCCCCTTCGGTGGAGGAGGCGGCTGTGTTGATGCACTACCCGCAAGGCATTCTGCCCCAGAGCCAGATGGCCGTGGGCCAGGAGGTGTTTGGGCTGCTTCCCGGGCTCATGCTCTATGCCACGCTCTGGCTTCGCGAGCACAACCGCGTGTGTGACCTGCTGCAGGCTGAGCACCCCACGTGGGGTGATGAGCAACTCTTCCAGACGGCCCGCCTCATCCTCATCG GGGAGACCATCAAGATTGTGATTGAGGAGTACGTGCAGCAGTTGAGCGGCTACTTCCTGCGGCTGAAGTTTGACCCAGAACTGCTGTTCAGCACCCAGTTCCAGTACCGCAACCGCATCGCCATGGAGTTCAACCAGCTCTACCACTGGCACCCACTCATGCCCGACTCCTTCAAGGTGGGCTCCCAGGAGTACAGCTACAAGCAGTTCCTGTTCAACACCTCCATGCTCGTGGACTATGGGGTCGAGGCCCTGGTGGACGCCTTCTCTCGCCAGAGCGCTGGCCGG ATTGGCGGGGGTAGAAACATAGACCAGCACGTCCTGCATGTGGCTGTGGAGGCCATCAAGGAATCCCGAGAGCTGCGGCTGCAGCCCTTCAATGAGTACCGCAAGAGGTTTGGCATGAGGCCCTACACGTCCTTCCAGGAGCTCACAG GGGAGAAGGAGATCGCAGCCGAGTTGGAGGAGCTGTATGGACACATCGATGCCTTGGAGTTCTACCCGGGGCTGCTTCTGGAGAAGTGCCATCCAAACTCCATCTTTGGGGAGAGTATGATAGAAATTGGGGCTCCCTTTTCCCTCAAGGGCCTCCTAGGGAATCCCATCTGCTCTCCAGAGTACTGGAAGCCGAGCACATTCGGTGGTGAGATGGGTTTCAATATGGTCAAGACAGCCACGCTGAAGAAGCTGGTCTGCCTCAACACCAAGACTTGTCCATACGTCTCCTTCCATGTGCCCAACCCTCACCAGGATGGCGGGCGTGGTATGGAGCGGCCATCCACAGAGCTCTGA